One region of Maylandia zebra isolate NMK-2024a linkage group LG10, Mzebra_GT3a, whole genome shotgun sequence genomic DNA includes:
- the bhlha9 gene encoding class A basic helix-loop-helix protein 9 has protein sequence MSCSSVASSEFSEEELELGGLVQCEDEGSPKPSFQDESSTSSPSEAEEGQTKKRNRPVRSKARRMAANVRERKRIMDYNQAFNALRVALNHDLSGKRLSKIATLQRAINRISALSVFLSSHPPSKPCTHRECNRSSVGPAAMGASRLEQTRLTVPCPEHQSYVPWHASISQQMQPQPAPHMHRPHAYVDNTVPSCPPSPHYPCYPTEGQFYASHRHCGTPCDLPPSPLRYPQVDEGLGYQPGMWASCTQGYMDTFAEPSATLGLPWQVSYLQEPESSFPLCSDIL, from the coding sequence ATGAGCTGCAGCAGCGTTGCGAGCTCCGAGTTCTCTGAGGAAGAGCTTGAACTTGGCGGTCTGGTCCAATGCGAAGATGAAGGAAGTCCCAAGCCATCATTCCAAGACGAGAGTTCAACCAGCAGCCCAAGCGAAGCAGAGGAAGGCCAAACCAAGAAGCGCAACCGACCGGTTCGCTCAAAAGCTCGAAGAATGGCCGCTAATGTCCGCGAGCGAAAACGCATTATGGACTACAACCAGGCGTTCAATGCCCTCCGTGTTGCCCTGAACCATGACCTCAGTGGCAAACGGCTGTCCAAGATTGCCACACTGCAGCGAGCCATCAACCGCATCTCTGCTCTCTCAGTTTTCCTGAGCTCTCATCCACCCAGTAAGCCCTGCACCCACCGTGAGTGCAACAGGTCATCAGTGGGACCGGCAGCGATGGGGGCGTCACGGCTTGAGCAGACCAGGTTAACAGTTCCTTGTCCGGAGCATCAGAGCTACGTCCCCTGGCACGCATCCATCTCTCAACAGATGCAGCCACAGCCAGCGCCTCACATGCACAGACCTCATGCCTACGTAGACAACACAGTGCCATCATGTCCCCCATCACCACACTACCCTTGTTATCCCACCGAGGGACAGTTTTATGcctcacacagacactgtggcACCCCCTGTGATCTTCCACCCAGCCCTCTGAGATACCCTCAGGTGGATGAGGGGTTGGGATACCAGCCGGGGATGTGGGCCTCCTGCACTCAGGGATACATGGACACCTTTGCAGAGCCATCTGCTACTCTGGGACTTCCATGGCAGGTGAGCTACCTGCAGGAGCCGGAGAGCAGCTTCCCCCTGTGCTCTGATATACTGTAA